From Candoia aspera isolate rCanAsp1 chromosome 4, rCanAsp1.hap2, whole genome shotgun sequence, a single genomic window includes:
- the LOC134496863 gene encoding olfactory receptor 4Q3-like encodes MINKSCFSLQGPVTFMNASRVTEFIFLGLSRSRPIQLLLSVLAMMCYAAILLGNLLIVLTVHIDPHLQKLPMYFFLANLSIIDTSVGSVVVPKVAADLVTCGRTISFGGCMSQLFFLHFFGGSEMLLLTLMAYDRYVAICHPLTYTTTMNRPRCIRLLCFCWAGGLLHSASQLFLVLGLPFCGPDELDNFFCDVPQVVKLACVDTRVTEILMVANSGLLSLVCFIILLVSYGIILSTLQGRFRESGGKALYTCSSHLTVVSLFFLPCLFVYLVPIFSSSLDKVASVFYTTITPFLNPMIYSLRNQEMKEAMRRVKKKFIFSCWSQKEAER; translated from the coding sequence ATGATAAACAAATCTTGTTTCTCCTTGCAAGGTCCTGTCACCTTCATGAATGCCTCCAGAGTCACGGAATTCATCTTCCTGGGTCTTTCCAGATCTCGACCCATCCAGCTCCTTCTATCTGTCCTGGCCATGATGTGCTATGCTGCCATTCTGTTGGGCAACCTTCTCATTGTATTGACTGTGCACATAGATCCACACCTTCAAAAGTTGCCCATGTACTTTTTCTTAGCCAATTTATCCATCATTGATACATCTGTGGGTTCAGTAGTAGTCCCCAAAGTAGCAGCAGATCTGGTCACTTGTGGCAGGACCATCTCATTTGGGGGCTGTATGTCCCAGCTCTTTTTCCTACACTTCTTTGGAGGGTCAGAGATGCTCCTCCTAACCCTCATGGCTTATGATCGCTATGTGGCCATTTGCCATCCACTGACATATACTACCACAATGAACCGCCCACGCTGTATTAGACTCCTGTGTTTCTGTTGGGCTGGAGGCCTCCTCCACTCTGCCAGCCAGCTGTTCCTGGTCCTGGGGCTGCCGTTCTGTGGGCCAGATGAACTGGACAATTTCTTTTGTGATGTTCCACAGGTAGTCAAACTGGCTTGTGTTGACACCCGTGTCACTGAAATACTCATGGTGGCCAATAGCGGCCTGCTCTCCCTGGTTTGTTTCATCATCTTGCTGGTCTCCTATGGCATCATCCTGAGCACACTTCAAGGCCGCTTCAGAGAGAGTGGAGGGAAGGCTCTGTACACCTGTAGCTCTCACTTGACAGTGGTCAGCCTTTTCTTTCTGCCTTGCCTCTTTGTGTACCTTGTCCCTATCTTTAGCTCCAGTTTGGACAAGGTAGCTTCTGTATTTTATACCACAATCACTCCTTTCCTTAATCCTATGATATATTCTCTAAGAAATCAGGAAATGAAGGAGGCAATGCGCCGTGTGAAGAAgaaattcattttttcctgttggtctcagaaagaagcagaaagatGA